ATTGCGCAACGAATCCAACTCCACAAGCTCCATGACTTCCTCAGTGAACATCTGAAACCAATTTTGGCGATGGAGAAGTCAGTCAGGTCAGGTGTAGCTGACCAAAAAACCATTAGATGATACCTCTGGAAGCAGAGGAGTTAAATGGAAGCTTTCTAGCACAAACATTATGCAAGATCAACTTCAGCAGCACCGTTATTAGCTAGAAAGAATAGGACGTTGATCTTGATCTAaggataaatcataaaatagaaATGGTAGTTGAACTATGTAATGCTAATCAAGTTGATTGAACTTTATTGGATGACAAGCAGACCGAAACAAGTATCGGAAGGAGAAAAATTCACAGAACCCAAATCTGCAAACTGAAGTAACTTTAAGAAAATGGGTACCTACCTTTCTGGTTTCAGAATCAACTTCAGGGGGTAGACGAAGCCAGGCTGAGTAGAGTAAGGATTCGTAGACAGTAACATGTGGAGAGTGAATGTCATTTTGTTCACAGTATCCTGCAATTCTAGCAAAAGTTTCTTGCTTCTTTGGGTACCCAGAAATTTTGATGTCTCCCTCAATATATCCACCAGTTTTCCTACCTGCCAGCACATCCATCAAGGTCGTTTTTCCCGCACCACTAACACCCATCAAAGCTGTAAGGACACCAGGCCTGAAAGCACCACTCACGCCCTTCAAAAGCACCAATCTATCCTCAACTACTCCTTGAATTTTCATTTCCTGAAATTTTCAATACAAGATGATCAGTTTGTTCACGCTCTGTAAATATCACATCAAAGCAAGGTATGATCTTCTTTTTACTAAATTTTGATACCTGTGGCATGTCAACGGAGTAAATAACATCATCAAATGTGATGGAATGTGGTTCAAATGGAAGAACCATTCCTCTCTTCCTGTTATCGCTGGCCTCACCAATGGACGCAAAATCATTTCTATTAATTTCATCTGCATTCTCTGCTTGTAAATTGCAAATGTATTGGCAGTTAGTGTCTGATAGGCTAGGAAACGAAGGGTCCACAAACGCGCTTCATCAATTGAGTTGTTTTAcctgttttgtttttctggCTACTTCCATGGTTTGATAACTGAACAGCTCCTCCTGTTTTGCCAACAGAACCTTCCCTTTCGGATTCTTCAAATATAAAAGCTTGAGGCTTGTCAAATGCTGCCAACATAAATTtgcaatatataaatataagttCCAACTTTCAAGAAGTATGAAGTTGAGCAGGTAATGACACTTGCCATTGAGGAAAGTGAGGGCCAAAAGAAAGCCGACATTGAACAGTAGCATGAATCCTACTGTTGCCCCTACTCCTATCCAATACCAATTTGCTTCAGTGAAAAATTCGCGACTCTTCAAAACTTGGATTCCTAGTGGCTCTGTGGAGGTGCCAGGTATCTgtgatttcaaaaacaatttcagATATCAGTTCATTATTTAGAGCCAAGGGTGCAAATATATAAATGGCCAGTTCAAGAAACTTTACATGGCTCCAGCTATGTCCAAGGAACTCATTCACTACGATTGCGTTTTGCCCATACATCAATGGTGAAAGCCAGTAACCCCATATCCACCACTTTTTTATTTGCTCTGCGGGGTTagacaaaaaaattgataaataatttcCTCCAGGTTGAGTAGCAAAATACAATCTTTAAGTAGAATAGTATAATCACCATACCTCGAGACAAGATGAAGCCACCCAATGCAAAAAGTGTAAGCAGCGCAAAAGTCCCAAAAGTGTTAGCAACAATCATGTTCCTTCCAGCTGCAGCAATAAATCGAAATAGTGCAGATGACATCTGGTTGATTAGCAAAAGCAGAAAGTACTGCCTTAAAAGCctgaaaaaaagattgaaagaaaataaacaccACCTTGTTATAACAGCTGGATCAGAATGGATTCTTGTGCAagttcacaaaaaaaagaatttttgtttaCCTTTCAACATTTGGATCAAATCCAATTACATAATAGGTTAGGAACACCCACGCAGCAACTTCAACAAACGTGATGGGAATTTTCAGGATCCATGGAGGAATTGAATATGCCCATGGAGGAAAGAATAGGAGTTCCCTTTGCTTGTAAAACACAGGAAGCTTTGCGATGGTCATAGATATCTCTGACATTCCATTAAACATGATAATGATCACAGTGAAGAACAAAGCACCCGCATAAATTCCTCCGTCAGCAACCGTATCATGATGCATCTTGGTCCGAAAAAAGAGTGACATGGAAAGCAATGCCACTATTGTCAGCTGATAGAAGATCAGTAAAAAGTGTCACATTGGATGCAAAATCTGAAAGTAAGAGAAACGTGGATATTGTAGCAACTATCCATAATTACCTGGCATAACTTGAAGATGTAGACAAATGAGTTCCTCTTCATGAGCAAGTATTCTCTTGAGAAGTTAGCTTTAAGCAGATCCATCTTTCCAGCTCCATATTTTTTGCTTACCAATGCAGCTGGATGGTTCTTAGTCTTGTCAAATGGGATTGAAAGCTCATCTGCGATCTTTCGTCCCACGTTGAATGACTGAAATGCCTCAGAAAATTCGTTGACCGTGACAAACCTGTAAGGCTGATCTTTAATTGCCCAATACTGCTCTTGATCTTTTTTTGATGTCACCTGCAATGAATTTGTTCATTATTCCTGAAGATTGTGACACTTACATAAGGCTCTTTTTATTGAGAATAGGACATCCTATTGTCGTCGAGGTTCCATGTAAAAAACCCTTGTTTATGCTTACTTCTTGAAGGAAGTCTGCCACGCCTTTTCTTTCGGGACACTTGAAGCCCATATGCTCAAAAAATCCAAGCACCTTTTCACGAGGACCCTGGTACACAATTTGGCCATCTGACAGGAGAATGATGTCATCAAAGAGGTCATAAGTCTCCGGTGCTGGCTGGAGAAGTGAGATGACAGCAGTGCAATTGAGAACGTGAATAGTTTGCTTTAATGAGTTCACAATTTGGTAAGTTGTTGAGCTATCCAGGCCTGTAGAAATCTCATCCATAAGCAATGCCCTTGATGGTCCAACCAGCATTTCCCCTACGACAGATCATTGGAGATTTGTGTACATTAAATGgagaatgaaatgaaatgattgtTCTTGATATGAGAATGGACTGATGGAGATGTTTATATACCGGTTGTAACACGCTTCCTTTGTCCTCCAGATATACCCCTTATCAGTTCATCCCCTACCAAAGTATCTGCGCAGACTTCCAATCCTAATATCTATAATTATCAGAGATAGAGAGAGCATAAAAGGTTTAGATATTATGTTCACGGTTTCTGAtgaagactttcatgacatttATGTAGTatatattgataaataaaaccTTCAAGACGTAATCGGTGATGACATTGGCCTCTTGACCTTGTATCGCTACTGCCTGTAATTCCAGAAACATCAGAGAAGTACTTTCCAAATCATCGTAGCTTATTCTAGCAAATCAACTCTTCGAGAGAGGTCTAACAGGCAAAATAGTAATATATTTCCTCACCTTCATGAAGACATCAACATCTGGATCAGGCTTGATGTtggcttctttctctcttctcgaCAACTCTGCCAGCATCTCTGTGAATTGCCAGAAATTTTATTTAGCAATGCTTGGTTTATGAATAGATCAACAGAGTGAATTGTGTTTCTTCTGGAATTTGCAACGAATTCTAACCATGTAGGTGGCCAACCCCTTGGCATCTGGCAGAGAATTCCAAAGTCTCCCTCACAGTCATTTCTCCTATATGGAGATCATGTTGACTGACATAGGCAGCTGTTCTTTGTGGTACAAATTCGTTCATCTCATGGCCATTGTAAGTCACATGACCAGAAACCTGCACGAAAGAATTCAGcttctcaaattaaaaatgaaaaccaaaaactaaatcctcaaggaataaaaaaatttacgaGAATATATCCCCACCTTCAGACTAGGATCAAGCTTTCCAGCCAATGCCAACAACAGTGTGGTCTTCCCAGAATTCGGAGGACCCAAAAGCAAAGTCAATCTAAGACATGCAGGTGGCTCAAAAATTAGGAATAGGCAATagatttttgaaataattcttaAGCAAACAGAGTTTTACATCATGATTATCTTACCTCGATGGCTTGATGATTCCACTAACATTCTTAAGGATGGTGAGCGGCTTCTTTCTACTTGGAAGGACATGAAGAGCAATAAAAAAACCCTACAAAATTTATGGAAAATTGGTTGGTaagaaaaacatgaacaaagagaaagagtaGTATCTTATAATTCATATTTCAGCAGTAATAAATGGTGTTCATTGATTGGAAATGTTGTTACctctattatattaaaaatgaacttGGCGAATGAAGGCAAAGCACTACTTCCTACGTAAGCTTCTGCTTCAATATTTAGATTCTCGTACCGAACTTCAATTGTTGGAAACTCAATTCCAACCCTGAAACACCAATTATTACAGAAAATCAAAGACCTTCATCGTCCAAAACAGCAAACAAGAAAGGAAAAgcaaaatatgttttctttttttaaaatcaatcccTTGTTGAGTTATGCTATGAATGATCAGAAACTAACAAATATCCATTAGGCAAAACATCATGTTTCAATGCAAgaacttgctttctttctgaCATTCTCTCTATAAACCAAACAGGGTTAGCATACACAGGAATGGAGAAACAAAGGATAAGTTCTTACCTTTCAACACGGTTCTTGAGTTTCCACAAGAACTTCTCATTATCCTCGTCTGCAACTTTGACCAACCTCTCAAGCAACTGTTTTCTCTCTTGGACTCCAAGGTTTTCAATATCTACCTCACTAATTATACCTCTTGACGCACTCGTTAATATACCTTTCCTTAAACGATCATAGGTAGGTAGTTTCTCAAGCGCAGCCCATTTTAGAgcctcttcatcatcttcttctcttgaaGATCTTGAAAACACTTCCACGGTGCTGTTTCTCCATACTGACGAAACTCCTCTAGAACTACCTCTAGAACTACCTCTAGAAATAACAGCACTCTCCATTGATAATGGATCAGAATATTTAAacagcaactaaaaataaaacaaatcctagattttgtttcttttttttttcttggtttgggaacttttttcaagaaatctttacaaaaaagctaaattgaatATTCAGCccagattttgttttcttcaccttcaaggggGAAACAAAACCTACAGTGGAGCGACCATGAACAAATTAGTTCGAAATGTCAAGACATATATATAGTAGAAAAACTTGACTGTACGTACAGTACAGGCGgcttttttgaaaagaaatcttAACAAACAATAAAACCCAGATTGTGTTTCCTTGAGCTTTAAGGGGACGAACCTGAAGCGTAGCCCCGTGAAAACCTTACGACAAAATGtcaagatatatataatttaataggAGAAAACGgggatagagagagaaaatcgtTCAAGTTTCTTTGCTTCCTATTATTTGAACAAGTTGACCAgagtgtattttatttataatctgtggtaaaaatatttttcttttcaaaaagtCTACCCTAGAATTAACACAAACTGTACCGCTGCTCACAtgttaacatgtattttattttatttttgagctacatcgtttatttattttttaaaaagtattttttttctaggttattaTGAtcagcactttttttttatttggttcgtcgttgtttttaaatggttttcaatttattctgtTTCATTTTCATATATCATGGGAAATTAAAATCAGGAAGGGAGCCGATTGACTATTGACTTCTCGTCTTCTACAACTTCGAAGTGAAAACTCATCAATCTTTTGCTACAGTTGAACCAACTCGATATGCATAGACAGAAAAGACTCCGAACTTGCTGTAACTTACAAAATGGTTGGCTCGGCTGCCACTCTTGAAATTAATGTCCTAAATCTGAAAGTGAATTTCAAGATTTTTGTCTGAAAAAAGAAGGGATAGATAAGTTGAAGAACGTCTGAAGTTGCTTTGTCTCCAAGTTTCATAGCCATATATATATGCCTTAGTTTCTCCCACATGGCAATTTTAGTAGTTTAATAATGCTGACCTGAAAAGGTTTTGCCCGCTAGGGTTTCCACAGTTTATAGAACCACAGAGATACACCATTATATATTCGTGTGAGATCATCCATGATGCTACGTGGAATGTGTGTGATCATTCGTGATGCCATGCAATCAAAACTTACATCTACTCCTCAAGTTCATGAAAAGGGTGTTAGAAATTACCCACATGCATGCAAGTGTTAACATCAACAATAAAAACGTTTGAGATATTTCCATGtgacttttcttttcaattcataGTCATTCTAATTAAATACATCATGACTTTAAACATGGTAGAGTCGCAAGTCACGTGAAACATGGTAGAGTCGCCATTCACCTTTTTATTAGTTGATGTTAACACTTGCATGTGGGTAATTTCCAACATCCTTTtcacattaattttataaaaacttacaACAAtgatactttataaaaaaaaattatgacaagATTTAGTtggattataaattaaaatgtgttCATTTTGAAATGATTCTTTTTAACTCCCAACTTAAATCATATGTGAATCAACTAGATTGAAGATTtatttagagaaaaataattatttaaattttaattacagttattttttaaagtattttttacttgatatatattaaaataatatatttttattttttaaatattattattgacatcaacatagcaaaataatttaaaaattaatttttaaaaaatagacttttaaaataaataaaataaaccgaATATTgataattgtatataaaaatattaaaaataaagagggtgttaaaaaaaatataaagacaaaagcatcaaaatcaacatcaactaACGGTAATGTGTGTTTCATGATGAGATgctaatttgactttttttcaaagtacttttaaaaattatatccacACAATCTATAAAAGTAGGTGTTAAAAAttaccatgaaaaaaatatcctgacgtttttttcaaagaaaattattatcattgttatctGTCTCCatcattgttatatatatatatatatatatatatataaccatttCCCCTGCATGCACAATAGTccgattttgtttgtttatattcataaaaaatggCAGTTCTCTTTGTCCTTGGTgtagatcaatatttttccaTAGATTTCGCTCTTCCCCTCTTTATGATCATGTTGAAATATATGTGTTTGGTATAGTTAATGTTGTTTTCTTAATATACATGTATATAGAAGTCTGGAGaactcatttaataatttaatttcttggtttgagataaatttttttggataatataAAAACCTAAATGATGAttatgagtttaaattttattatttattataaaaaaattaaaaattccagCATAATACCCAATAAGTTAAATGATGGAGAATGAAGAACAACAATATTctcgattatttttatttatttagaaattttgaTATTGTATAATTATTCTAGATTTTATTATCTTGGAATATTAGGATTTATTATTTAGTGGTTAAActaggattttatttttcttattgaattAAGACTTGttaggtttttctattttatttggtttggtgtgtctatgtatatatatagacattaatttgtataaatcattgaattgttgaataaaataaacaccatttttattatatagaaatattacaatttattttttagtacttaaattagaattttatttttaattgttctcTATCACAGTTGATGCAAGCATTGAAGAGGTTTAAGGAAAATGTTGATAATATTGACTTTGTAAATCCACACAATTACCCATCAACTAGCATGAGTGAGTGTGGTTGcaagccccccccccccctccccccccgGAAGctgaacttgaaaagaaaaaataaaataaattatttaaaaaaaacagataaaaacaatcacaattacCCATCAATGACTAGCATGAGTGGGTGGTTGCAAGGTCACttttattgaaaatacttgCTCCGAGCTTTTCACGATGTTGAAAATAATACTAGCGCCACCCCCCTTCTAGGTGGTCATATCAGAAAGAGAGCTTAAAACACATTTATTTCCTTATTAtgaacactatatatatatatatgaattttctaCGCAACCTATGGCTAAAACATCGATGCTAATGTGAGAACATAAACATACTAGCCAATCCCATTGTTAAAATCACATGCTGCAACactattttaatgattttgatactTGATATATTGACTCCATCTTAGGTCTCATTTGTTTTTGcgtatgaaaaataattttaaattatttttgtaaaataattattatttattttatttaaaataatttataaaattataattattgctattttaatttcatcatcttttattttttttatttgttagatttgatctttattattttaattattatttattttatatgaaataattaatgaaattagatttttttttttcaatttcattatcatttaacttttttaatttgtaaaatttattcctcattattttaataaacttgaaaaaaaaattaaatattaataagttatttttcaacttattttttataatataaccaaatactagaaagtgtttttcaatttattttttatgacactatcaaacattagaaaatactgtatttttcataaatctatttttaaaaaaaattattttccagtaaATAAATAGaccttaattgaattttattttttttatcataagatCATGATTTAACGAGTTGGTTAGGCTTTTTACAACCATGTTTGGCAACTAATCTCTTCCTCCATAGTTAATTCTTCCGCCAAAGTATTGCTTGGTGTATATGAAGGAGTTCAGCCTTGCAGCTGGCCAAAACTTGCAAAACATGGTGGCGTATGAAACTATGGTTTAAATGAacgattttgttttattttttttcaatgcaatttttttatctaacacttttatttaaataaaataatattacttatTAGATCAGTAATGTAATTCTGCATATTTATACCTACTAATGAAACCTAGATCCCCTTGATTGTTGATATATATGTCAATAAATTTTGTAGTGGTCATCCTATAATTACAAGAGATAGACATaaaaggaataataaaaaaaaaacatgaaagaaaaaaaataaaaataaaatattgcatATAAATGAAGAATAttgtagttaattttattttttaaaataatatattttcaaataagaataatttaaaatatcttacACCGTAAAACCGATCTAGCCTTTCATCTGAAATCCCAAATTGACATATTATTTGAAACTTTGAAATATTTGGCGCTCCAAAATCAACGACATCTGATGTCTCGTAGATCTTGACTTAAACATGTTtgattgtgtgtgtgtggttgTAAATTTGGATTTGATATCTTTGTCCCTATCACAGCTGTGGACCGGCGGCTTCCTATCCCTTCAGCACTTCATGCATCATAAGGATCGGTGTCTCTCTTCATTTTTATCTctaattattatatcaattaattaatcctcaagttataaattttaagttttaaatctaTTCATACGGtcttgaataaatttataataacaagAGCTTCTGTTCTCTTTCTCAATGAGTTAACTAGGCTTTTGAAGTAAGAAAGGAAAATGACAGTTTTATTAAACATGCCTTCACCATTGTaagcatttcttttctttgttttagtaAAGGATACAGGCCAGCAAGCAATAGTGTATCGATAGTTATAGATAAAGTAAAGCTGATGCATATCAACCAAAATGGGATGATGCTGATATAATATACTAACAAGCAGATGATGTTCTATGATGGTTTAAAATGCAGAGTTTACACCCAGAGGAAAGAACATAAAGAGTAACGAACATTTAGAATTACATGGAAGATGGAACAGTCCTTAAAGAAAGGAGAGCTGCATGGGCTGTTTGTTAAATAGATCCATTGTACAGGGTgatgattccaagaaaaatcaGTAACAATCTCTAAACCTAACAAAAAACAACGGCATAAAAATGACCAGCAACTCCTGGTTATGCAATCAACTTGCCCAAGAATCAGAGAGATCCaacattagaaaaagaaattatcacAGTTAGAAGAAAAGTGAGCAAAACCCCGCTCAAGATCACACAAACACATATGCAAGGCTAGTTCAAGTACAGCGCTCAATTTACAACCAATAAACACCTGGCATGTAAAAAGATTTATTGCAAGCCTTACAAATATTACAAGTCTCAGTTCTATCAAGTATCGACTAAGGCTTCGAAGAAAAacggaaagaaaagaaaagaaaatgttactTAGCAACGTGATTGCTTACACACATATACAATCCCACTAACAAATTTCTCACGGTAGTAACTAAAATGAAAACTATAATACTCAATCAAATTGGAAGAGAGCAAAGCCAAGAACTCCAGAAAACTAGCCTTTGCAAACTAAACATCCATGACGCAGAAAAAATTTGTTCTGCTTATCAGTAGGAATAAATCTACATGGGGGGATAATTTTCCTCAGGGATGGCCTTGAAAACACCATTCTTGGTATGATATCAACTTTCACATTATCACACCACTTCAAATTTATCTCCCTCAATTTCATACAGCTTTGCACCACTCCATTTACCCCTTTTATCGTCACATTCAGGCAACCTTCCAGGTCCAACTGCAACAATCCATGGCATCTCTTTGCAATCATCATCAATGCTTCATCATCCAGTACTGGTCCTTCTGCTTGCACAACCTCCAACTTGGGAAGTTCAAAGTCTATATCCAGACACTTTATCCCTGAACAATGATTCATCTCCAAATGTCTTATTTCACCACAACTCCTTAAAACTTCTCTAATCCCTTCTTCTGTAATAGTAGGACAATGGCTGATCTTGAGCTCTTGCAAATTGGGGCAACAAAATGCAATCTTTTTTATG
This region of Populus alba chromosome 3, ASM523922v2, whole genome shotgun sequence genomic DNA includes:
- the LOC118054633 gene encoding pleiotropic drug resistance protein 1-like translates to MESAVISRGSSRGSSRGVSSVWRNSTVEVFSRSSREEDDEEALKWAALEKLPTYDRLRKGILTSASRGIISEVDIENLGVQERKQLLERLVKVADEDNEKFLWKLKNRVERVGIEFPTIEVRYENLNIEAEAYVGSSALPSFAKFIFNIIEGFFIALHVLPSRKKPLTILKNVSGIIKPSRLTLLLGPPNSGKTTLLLALAGKLDPSLKVSGHVTYNGHEMNEFVPQRTAAYVSQHDLHIGEMTVRETLEFSARCQGVGHLHEMLAELSRREKEANIKPDPDVDVFMKAVAIQGQEANVITDYVLKILGLEVCADTLVGDELIRGISGGQRKRVTTGEMLVGPSRALLMDEISTGLDSSTTYQIVNSLKQTIHVLNCTAVISLLQPAPETYDLFDDIILLSDGQIVYQGPREKVLGFFEHMGFKCPERKGVADFLQEVTSKKDQEQYWAIKDQPYRFVTVNEFSEAFQSFNVGRKIADELSIPFDKTKNHPAALVSKKYGAGKMDLLKANFSREYLLMKRNSFVYIFKLCQLTIVALLSMSLFFRTKMHHDTVADGGIYAGALFFTVIIIMFNGMSEISMTIAKLPVFYKQRELLFFPPWAYSIPPWILKIPITFVEVAAWVFLTYYVIGFDPNVERLLRQYFLLLLINQMSSALFRFIAAAGRNMIVANTFGTFALLTLFALGGFILSREQIKKWWIWGYWLSPLMYGQNAIVVNEFLGHSWSHIPGTSTEPLGIQVLKSREFFTEANWYWIGVGATVGFMLLFNVGFLLALTFLNGKSFDKPQAFIFEESEREGSVGKTGGAVQLSNHGSSQKNKTENADEINRNDFASIGEASDNRKRGMVLPFEPHSITFDDVIYSVDMPQEMKIQGVVEDRLVLLKGVSGAFRPGVLTALMGVSGAGKTTLMDVLAGRKTGGYIEGDIKISGYPKKQETFARIAGYCEQNDIHSPHVTVYESLLYSAWLRLPPEVDSETRKMFTEEVMELVELDSLRNALVGLPGVNGLSTEQRKRLTIAVELVANPSIIFMDEPTSGLDARAAAIVMRTVRNTVDTGRTVVCTIHQPSIDIFEAFDELFLMKRGGEEIYVGPLGHHSTHLIKYFEAIEGVSKIKDGYNPATWMLEVTASSQEMALEVDFANIYKNSDLFRRNKALIAELSTPAPGSKDVHFPTRYSTSFFTQCMACLWKQRWSYWRNPPYTAVRFLFTTFIALMLGTMFWDLGSKVKTTQDLSNAMGSMYSAVLFLGYQYGTAVQPVVDVERTVFYRERAAGMYSALPYAFAQALIELPYVFVQAAVYGVIFYAMIGFEWTAAKFFWYLFFMYFTLLYFTLYGMMAVAVTPNHHISAIVSIAFYAIWNLFSGFIIPRTRIPIWWRWYYWGCPISWSLYGLVVSQFGDIQEPITATQTVEGYVKDYFGFDHDFLGVVAAVVLGWTVLFAFIFAFSIKAFNFQRR